The following coding sequences are from one Microbacterium wangchenii window:
- the surE gene encoding 5'/3'-nucleotidase SurE produces the protein MTRVLITNDDGIHAPGLSVLARAAAAAGHDVFVAAPAQQSSGSSASIMAEEDDGRIAIERRELDGLEGVATYAVHGGPGLIALIAARGAFGDPAEVVLSGVNHGANVGRAILHSGTVGAALTGGLHGARALAVSLDVGIHPEEYHWSTAAEAAVGFVPELLARPRGTVANLNAPNSREARGLVEAHLAPFGIVQTTLSESDEHHIRLAVEDLPNTPEPGSDAALLAEGWITVTGIEPVTRVPLGLEG, from the coding sequence ATGACCCGCGTACTGATCACGAACGACGACGGCATCCACGCGCCGGGGCTCTCGGTGCTCGCGCGCGCCGCGGCGGCAGCGGGCCACGACGTGTTCGTCGCCGCACCCGCGCAGCAGTCCAGCGGATCCAGTGCGTCGATCATGGCCGAGGAGGACGACGGACGCATCGCGATCGAACGGCGGGAACTGGACGGACTCGAGGGCGTCGCGACGTACGCGGTGCACGGCGGACCCGGGCTCATCGCCCTCATCGCGGCGCGCGGTGCGTTCGGCGACCCGGCCGAGGTCGTGCTCTCCGGCGTCAACCACGGCGCCAACGTGGGGCGCGCCATCCTCCACTCCGGGACGGTCGGCGCCGCCCTCACCGGGGGCCTGCACGGCGCACGCGCGCTGGCGGTGTCGCTGGATGTCGGCATCCACCCGGAGGAGTACCACTGGTCCACCGCCGCCGAGGCGGCCGTGGGCTTCGTCCCCGAGCTGCTCGCCCGCCCGCGGGGAACCGTGGCGAACCTCAACGCGCCGAACAGCCGCGAGGCCCGCGGACTGGTGGAAGCGCACCTCGCTCCCTTCGGCATCGTGCAGACGACCCTGTCCGAGAGCGACGAGCACCACATCCGCCTCGCCGTGGAGGATCTGCCCAACACCCCCGAGCCCGGCAGCGACGCGGCGCTCCTGGCCGAGGGGTGGATCACGGTGACCGGGATCGAGCCGGTCACCCGCGTGCCGCTGGGCCTGGAGGGCTGA
- a CDS encoding MarR family winged helix-turn-helix transcriptional regulator, protein MTSSDRDDEVDLLIDAWSRRLPEVDLTPLDVMSRLRRASHRLNRLRAAAFAGAGLSAWEFDVLAALRRAEEPHEMNPAQLIEATMIGSAAMTNRLEKLTARGLIERRPNELDRRSILVRLTPEGARRVDAAMTELVRREAEALRGLDRADQAALARILRSLVDPA, encoded by the coding sequence ATGACTTCCTCCGACCGCGATGACGAGGTGGATCTTCTGATCGACGCGTGGTCGCGGCGCCTGCCGGAGGTCGACCTCACCCCCCTCGACGTCATGTCCCGGCTGCGGCGCGCGTCGCACCGCCTCAATCGCCTGCGCGCGGCGGCGTTCGCCGGCGCGGGACTGTCGGCCTGGGAGTTCGACGTGCTGGCGGCGCTGCGGCGTGCCGAGGAGCCGCACGAGATGAATCCCGCGCAGCTGATCGAGGCGACGATGATCGGCTCCGCGGCGATGACGAACCGCCTGGAGAAGCTCACTGCACGCGGGCTCATCGAGCGGCGTCCCAACGAGCTCGACCGCCGCAGCATCCTCGTCCGCCTGACTCCCGAAGGCGCGCGGCGCGTGGATGCGGCGATGACCGAGCTCGTGCGCCGCGAGGCGGAGGCGCTGCGAGGCCTCGACCGGGCCGATCAGGCTGCGCTCGCTCGCATCCTGAGAAGCCTCGTCGATCCGGCCTGA
- a CDS encoding flavodoxin family protein: MVRALALNCTLKPAPAPSSTEKLLREVVAALGDAGVESELARVVDYDVRPGVEKDMGAGDQWPALREKVLAADILVLGTPTWMGHHSSIAARVLERLDAELSETDDQGRPILFGKVAVVAVVGNEDGAHKITADLFQALNDVGYTIPAQGVTYWNGEAMGSTDYRELETTPESTAGTTATVAANAAHLATLLAGANYPA, from the coding sequence ATGGTCCGCGCTCTCGCGCTCAACTGCACCCTCAAGCCCGCTCCCGCTCCCTCCAGCACGGAGAAGCTCCTCCGGGAGGTGGTCGCCGCCCTCGGCGACGCCGGCGTGGAGAGCGAGCTCGCCCGGGTCGTCGACTACGACGTCCGGCCGGGCGTGGAGAAGGACATGGGTGCGGGCGACCAGTGGCCGGCGCTGCGGGAGAAGGTGCTCGCCGCCGACATCCTCGTGCTGGGAACCCCCACGTGGATGGGGCACCACTCCTCGATCGCTGCCCGCGTCCTGGAGCGCCTGGACGCCGAGCTCAGCGAGACCGACGACCAGGGCCGCCCGATCCTCTTCGGCAAGGTCGCCGTCGTCGCCGTCGTGGGCAATGAGGACGGCGCGCACAAAATCACCGCAGACCTCTTCCAGGCCCTCAACGACGTCGGGTACACCATCCCTGCCCAGGGCGTGACGTACTGGAACGGCGAGGCGATGGGATCGACCGACTATCGCGAGCTGGAGACGACCCCCGAGAGCACTGCCGGCACGACGGCGACGGTCGCGGCGAACGCCGCGCATCTGGCGACCCTCCTGGCCGGGGCGAACTACCCCGCCTGA
- a CDS encoding PadR family transcriptional regulator: protein MSVRRGLLAILDQDACYGYQLRAEYARRTGAVLNVGQIYTTLDRLERDGLVERRGTDEAGHTYWGITEAGRAETDRWFTEAETPSGRDEQALKVALAATLPGVDAAAVVAAERRAAQARLSAIDADVDGLEVAAAILREAERSRVVAEIAWLDAVTPLVSAPGSGRTFGLSSDRPRRGRPVRGATQAG, encoded by the coding sequence ATGTCGGTGCGCCGCGGACTGCTGGCGATCCTCGATCAGGACGCGTGTTACGGGTATCAGCTGCGCGCGGAGTACGCCCGCCGCACCGGCGCGGTGCTCAACGTCGGTCAGATCTACACGACGCTGGACCGGCTCGAGCGCGACGGGCTCGTCGAGCGCCGCGGCACCGACGAAGCGGGGCACACCTACTGGGGGATCACCGAGGCCGGACGCGCAGAGACCGACCGCTGGTTCACCGAGGCCGAGACCCCCAGCGGGCGCGACGAGCAGGCGCTGAAGGTCGCCCTCGCCGCGACCCTGCCAGGCGTGGATGCTGCGGCGGTCGTGGCGGCCGAACGCCGCGCGGCGCAGGCGCGGCTGTCGGCGATCGACGCGGACGTCGACGGGCTCGAGGTCGCCGCCGCCATCCTGCGGGAAGCGGAGCGGTCGCGCGTCGTGGCGGAGATCGCGTGGCTGGACGCCGTCACGCCCCTCGTGTCCGCGCCCGGGTCGGGGCGCACGTTCGGGCTGTCCTCCGACCGGCCGCGGCGCGGCCGCCCCGTGCGCGGCGCGACTCAGGCGGGGTAG
- a CDS encoding helix-turn-helix transcriptional regulator, which produces MGNAGYSAISSDSRVRILHLLLERPERTVSELCEATGLHANTVREHLQRLMDGGYVVAATEHRTTRGRPRVLYTATGEDAASSPVAQRKAREAAIRGDLFRRLWPATSTLAEEAVHQLDALVDDLEGAGFTPVVDEQALTIDLSPCPQAAAGGRDVRCTVHLGLMDGVLTSACGPLRAQRIRPSERPADCVVQLAVME; this is translated from the coding sequence ATGGGCAACGCCGGTTACAGCGCGATCTCCAGCGACTCGCGCGTGCGCATCCTCCACCTCCTGCTGGAGCGGCCCGAGCGCACCGTGAGCGAGCTGTGCGAGGCGACGGGGCTGCATGCCAACACCGTCCGCGAACACCTGCAGCGCCTCATGGACGGCGGGTACGTCGTGGCCGCCACGGAGCACCGCACGACCCGCGGCCGGCCCCGCGTGCTCTACACCGCGACAGGCGAGGATGCGGCCTCCAGCCCGGTGGCCCAGCGCAAGGCCCGGGAGGCCGCCATCCGAGGGGATCTCTTCCGCCGGTTGTGGCCGGCCACCTCCACGTTGGCCGAGGAGGCGGTGCACCAGCTGGACGCGCTGGTGGACGACCTGGAGGGCGCGGGATTCACCCCCGTCGTGGACGAGCAGGCGCTCACGATCGACCTCTCCCCCTGCCCTCAGGCCGCCGCCGGCGGGCGCGACGTACGGTGCACGGTGCACCTGGGACTCATGGACGGCGTGCTCACATCGGCGTGCGGACCGCTCCGCGCCCAGCGCATCCGGCCGTCCGAGCGGCCCGCCGACTGCGTCGTGCAGCTGGCCGTCATGGAGTGA